The following are from one region of the Vidua macroura isolate BioBank_ID:100142 chromosome 15, ASM2450914v1, whole genome shotgun sequence genome:
- the SPRY4 gene encoding protein sprouty homolog 4 → MEPRIPHNITVVPNSAMVQPLLDSRIPYGRLQHPLTILPIDQMKTSHVENDYTDNPSASQPPAQKRPRAPHEPGLAGQHPQRCEQDVTHPWISFSGRPSSISSSSSTSSDQRLLDHMAPVPVAEQSSPRAVRIQPKAINCKPLDLKGPVSQELDKHFLLCEACGKCKCKECALPRTLPSCWVCNQECLCSAQNLVNYSTCMCLVKGIFYHCTNEDDEGTCADHPCSCSHSNCCARWSFMSALSLVLPCLLCYLPATGCVKLSQRCYDQVSRPGCRCKNTNSVICKALPESKGAEKPF, encoded by the coding sequence ATGGAGCCGCGGATTCCCCACAACATCACCGTTGTCCCCAACTCTGCGATGGTGCAGCCCTTGCTGGACAGTCGGATCCCCTACGGGCGGCTGCAGCACCCGCTGACCATCCTGCCCATCGACCAGATGAAGACCAGCCACGTGGAGAACGACTACACCGACAACCCCAGCGCCTCCCAGCCGCCGGCCCAGAAGCGCCCCCGAGCCCCCCACGAGCCGGGCTTGGCCGGCCAGCACCCGCAGCGCTGTGAGCAGGATGTCACCCACCCCTGGATCTCCTTCAGCGGGCGCCCCAgctccatcagcagcagcagcagcacatcctcaGACCAAAGGCTGCTGGACCACATGGCCCCGGTGCCCGTGGCAGAGCAGTCGTCCCCCCGCGCCGTTCGCATCCAGCCCAAGGCCATCAACTGCAAACCCCTGGACCTGAAGGGCCCCGTGTCTCAGGAGCTGGACAAGCACTTCCTGCTGTGCGAGGCCTGCGGGAAATGCAAGTGCAAGGAGTGTGCCCTGCCCCGGACTCTGCCCTCGTGCTGGGTGTGCAACCAGGAGTGTCTGTGCTCGGCGCAGAACCTGGTCAACTACTCCACCTGCATGTGCCTGGTCAAGGGCATCTTCTACCACTGCACCAACGAGGACGACGAGGGCACGTGTGCCGAccacccctgctcctgctcccactcCAACTGCTGCGCCCGCTGGTCCTTCATGAGCGCCCTgtccctggtgctgccctgcctgctctgctaCCTGCCGGCCACCGGCTGCGTCAAGCTGTCCCAGAGATGCTACGACCAAGTGAGCCGGCCCGGATGCAGATGCAAAAACACAAACAGTGTCATTTGCAAGGCATTGCCCGAGAGCAAAGGGGCAGAAAAGCCCTTTTAA